From a region of the Lepidochelys kempii isolate rLepKem1 chromosome 26, rLepKem1.hap2, whole genome shotgun sequence genome:
- the PPIA gene encoding peptidyl-prolyl cis-trans isomerase A: MAVNPIVFFDIAANDEPLGRVTFELFADKVPKTAENFRALTTGEKGFGYKGSCFHRIIPGFMCQGGDFTCHNGTGGKSIYGEKFADENFILTHSGPGILSMANAGPNTNGSQFFICTAKTEWLDGKHVVFGRVKDGMKVVEAMSGLGSREGKTKKKVTISNCGQLS; the protein is encoded by the exons GTCAACCCCATCGTGTTCTTCGATATCGCCGCCAACGATGAGCCGCTGGGGCGCGTCACCTTCGAG CTGTTTGCAGACAAGGTTCCAAAGACTGCAG AGAACTTCCGTGCCCTGACCactggggagaaaggatttggtTACAAGGGGTCCTGCTTTCACAGAATCATTCCTGGATTCATGTGCCAG GGTGGTGACTTTACATGCCATAATGGAACAGGTGGCAAATCCATTTATGGTGAGAAGTTTGCTGATGAGAACTTCATCCTGACCCACTCAGGTCCTGGCATCTTGTCTATGGCAAATGCTGGCCCCAATACAAATGGATCTCAGTTCTTCATCTGCACTGCTAAGACTGAATG GTTGGATGGGAAGCATGTTGTCTTTGGCCGTGTCAAAGATGGGATGAAGGTGGTGGAGGCAATGTCTGGCCTTGGATCAAGAGAGGGCAAAACAAAGAAGAAGGTCACCATTTCTAACTGTGGGCAGCTGTCATAA